A portion of the Notolabrus celidotus isolate fNotCel1 unplaced genomic scaffold, fNotCel1.pri scaffold_187_arrow_ctg1, whole genome shotgun sequence genome contains these proteins:
- the LOC117808944 gene encoding uncharacterized protein LOC117808944: MPLALRSSARRRRKNPDEKRSAQVMAPTRMKLRVRRRESAAEGAAGGGAAGGGAAGGGAAGGGAAGGGAAGAGAAGGGAAGGGAQQEEEVEEEERSRESGARSNRRKNNNNISTAAAAAATSSSLPSSSASASARVVMAAEETSPDSKCPICLDRFNNLAYLDRCLHRFCFPCIQEWSHNKAECPLCKQPFASILHSVRAEDDFKEYTLRPAPANSSVAATVAMVAAMASAARSDHQMRLMLRRHREEEGGETTTRRRRRERGGRGGAGRRARVWEWYLDSPPLPPPAVSSVAAEDSEEGEEDQSRGVADLAERGVIFEGLTGLGGAVPPLAPTDRASRRLMTRLAARQRLQREGGTVRRLRERETVAFRRALYRCGVRVRSASGVDGNGNQGQQQRDVTAESFRRNPVHLNRLRPWLRRELTVLYGAHGSLVDIVQRIIMARLARHGLEDAPTIEEELRPFLLARTDHFLHELVCFARSPLSLENYDLQAVYEPPDATLELDGTSSSSDSSSVIAISEGEEEEERAGGRTDQILLRREGSAQDDVIQTGSCLSLSAWDDETPGPSYSTAEPTCSLSSLSFSPAPQEAANEEGGEKREEDEEVEECLIVGYKKPIAERTPELVQLSSDTEEEEEEEEEEEEEKKKKKKKEEKEKEEEEVKTVDQLPALHSCPPPGSHSPTIPPSTSSACREEKDPQEEKDQEAGRCRSWSGGSGRSSNSVCTLSPETPREDVRRRERDRKRGGSEMAREKTRRRKRSRRGRERSGDRSRKSGTLCNPNHSIYPAMTRPCLHSPLHSSADSASLLSPSPPDSTLSHHCSQGPPLSSSVSSPCSSSLSSSPLFSSPQLSSQTPPTPSLSPSYRSNSHHKEKPGGKRKYKSRHLDSDDKDPTWRPSSSQRGERRRERREKERRRRGREGGRRRERQRRESRGDRRSREDRSPSVEIIYEGTITSNAMQPSARKRHRKRRRRTQPSSSPVIITLDSDSSHDNNDNNDNNENNDNNDNNDSCSSSPLSSQQTVDFCDLPPLPLIPSARTGGVMNAEIGELPVDILDQGSDGSESEPAGRSEAGGTIAIDNSDNSDNSDGDVDVENVEESRSVLWSEEDKGPKRERESGTNKTRGTRTAVDNSTSTGENSQAPKTTDQVLKREDMPLDSRLLATILNDLKGITASSLDSSSSVDMRRTRSCDLSNKEDRLAERTHTDTVFSEERLSIHIRDQNRGSDPFSSSLSSLPLMEQQKEVQVRHEGRDVPPLLKKASPIQSQNRNTPPPLKHKDAGSPHLLPVPSVDPVGVPKTCSGELPRDNQAIPPISTLKRHFTSTVRGHLASTSNSSTIDMHSFCNPAPTDFRSVAPSELGALAISIHSKGDKPCIDSSSGSQHRANVSPSSDLNPFYPSNSCHYSIREKPMGHRAPPIDLHPLIGNEREVQNAKDNWSKGEPAHTASASRGCRYNTASLDSCQVAPINLHPSSGVSAEGTPAGSDVFSGAKCNETLRPVCVSTTDSRTQNPSSPIDSLFFCERENLSGSFPPSGDSSVPIALASGRSTPIDMHSLSLSVASEVLMGRSPHCQLPPIDSHFNTPLQPVDKHTKNIFSNSNDEHLNYTPLTSTTFQTHHRKHSSLSDPVIESRSNLHYSAHSDSKLFKHTDQTSSPQVSIHTWSKQNPCIDSHPGSRPTIGSHPGSRPTIDSHPGSRPTIDSHPGSRPTIDSHPGSQPTIDSHPGSLPTIDSHPGSQPTIDSHPDSQPTIDSHPDSQPTIDSHPGSQPTIDSHPGSQPTIGSHHGSRPTIDSHPGSQPTIDSHPDSQPTIGSHPGSRPTIDSHPGSLPTIDSHPGSQPTIDSHPDSQPTIDSHPGSLPTIDSHPGSQPTIDSHPDSQPTIDSHPDSQPTIDSHPGSQPTIDSHPGSQPTIGSHHGSRPTIDSHPGSQPTIDSHPDSQPTIGSHPGSRPTIDSHPGSQPTIGSHPDSRPTIGSHPDSRPTIGSHPGSRPTIGSHPDSRPTIGSQSKTLLRDVRHPTDNGTASSRQSVENHCSSHFSIDARSDSQSPVDEHSASSFWKTDTRLK, encoded by the exons gtgATGGCTCCGACGCGGATGAAGCTTCGTGTCCGTCGGCGTGAGAGTGCAGCTGAAGGCGCTGCAGGAGGAGGCGCAGCAGGAGGAGGCGCTGCAGGAGGAGGCGCAGCAGGAGGAGGCGCTGCAGGAGGAGGCGCTGCAGGAGCAGGCGCTGCAGGAGGAGGCGCTGCAGGAGGAGGCGctcagcaggaggaagaggtggaggaggaggagaggagcagagagagcggGGCTCGCAGCAACAGGaggaagaacaacaacaacatttctacagctgctgctgctgctgccacctcttcgtctcttccctcctcctccgcctccgcCTCGGCTCGGGTCGTGATGGCGGCGGAGGAGACATCGCCTGACTCCAAGTGTCCGATCTGTCTGGACCGCTTCAACAACCTGGCGTACCTGGACCGCTGCCTCCACCgcttctgcttcccctgcaTCCAGGAGTGGTCCCACAACAAGGCGGAGTGTCCGCTCTGTAAGCAGCCCTTCGCCTCCATCCTGCACTCCGTCCGCGCCGAGGACGACTTTAAGGAGTATACGCTGCGACCCGCTCCCGCCAACAGCAGCGTCGCTGCCACTGTTGCCATGGTAGCAGCCATGGCTTCAGCGGCAAGGAGCGACCACCAGATGAGGCTGATGCTGAGgaggcacagagaggaggaagggggagagacgaccacaaggaggaggaggagagagaggggaggaagaggaggggcgGGCAGGAGGGCTCGGGTGTGGGAGTGGTACCTggactctcctcctcttcctccccctgctGTCTCCTCAGTGGCTGCTGAGGACagcgaggagggggaggaggatcAGAGTAGGGGCGTGGCTGACCTGGCAGAGCGCGGGGTGATATTTGAGGGGTTGACGGGACTCGGGGGGGCGGTGCCACCGTTAGCGCCCACTGACCGGGCGTCGCGACGGCTCATGACACGCTTGGCGGCAAGACAGAGGCTGCAGCGAGAGGGCGGGACTGTTCGCCgtctgagggagagagagactgttGCTTTCCGCCGTGCCCTCTATCGCTGTGGTGTACGGGTCCGCAGTGCTAGTGGAGTCGATGGCAATGGTAACCAAGGGCAACAGCAGCGTGACGTCACAGCTGAGAGCTTCCGTAGGAACCCGGTCCACCTGAACAGGCTCCGCCCCTGGCTGCGACGGGAGCTCACAGTGCTGTACGGAGCGCACGGCTCTCTGGTTGATATCGTCCAACGTATCATCATGGCCCGACTTGCTCGCCATGGCCTCGAGGACGCGCCCACCATAGAAGAAGAGCTGCGGCCCTTTCTGTTGGCCCGCACGGATCACTTCCTGCACGAACTGGTCTGCTTCGCCCGATCGCCACTCAGCCTGGAAAACTACGACTTGCAGGCGGTGTACGAGCCGCCGGATGCCACCCTTGAGCTCGACGGGACGAGTAGCTCCTCTGACAGCAGCTCGGTCATCGCCATctcagagggggaggaagaggaggagcgggCGGGAGGAAGAACAGACCAGATActgctgaggagagaggggagcgCTCAAGATGATGTCATCCAAACAGGGAGCTGCCTCAGTCTGTCAGCGTGGGACGATGAGACTCCTGGCCCCTCCTACTCCACAGCAGAACCTACCTGTTCACTCTCCTCGCTGTCCTTCAGCCCCGCCCCTCAGGAGGCAGCCaatgaggagggaggagagaagcgagaggaggatgaggaagtgGAGGAGTGTTTGATCGTTGGATACAAGAAGCCGATAGCAGAGCGGACGCCAGAGCTGGTGCAGCTGTCCTccgacacagaggaggaggaggaggaggaggaggaggaggaggaggagaagaagaagaagaagaagaaggaggagaaggagaaggaggaggaggaggtgaaaacAGTAGACCAGCTTCCTGCCCTCCACTCCTGTCCTCCCCCCGGCTCTCACTCTCCCACAATCCCTCCCTCCACGTCGAgtgcctgcagagaggagaaggaccCACAGGAAGAGAAAGACCAGGAGGCGGGGAGGTGCCGCTCCTGGTCTGGCGGCTCGGGAAGGAGCAGTAACTCTGTGTGCACGCTCAGCCCTGAGACGCCAAGAGAGGACGTGAGGCGgcgggagagagacaggaaacgtgggggcAGTGAGATGGCGAGggagaagacgaggaggaggaagaggagccggcgagggagggagaggagtggAGACCGGTCGAGGAAAAGTGGAACCCTCTGTAACCCGAACCACTCCATTTATCCCGCCATGACGCGTCCGTGCTTACACTCTCCGTTACACTCCAGCGCTGACTCCGCCTCCCTGCTGTCGCCCAGCCCGCCTGACTCCACCCTGAGCCACCACTGCTCCCAGGggccccctctctcctcctctgtctcctcgccgtgctcctcttccctctcctcctcacctctcttctcctccccaCAGCTCTCCTCACAGACACCCCCGACCCCCTCGCTCTCCCCCAGTTACCGTAGCAACAGTCACCACAAAGAGAAACCGGGGGGGAAGAGGAAGTACAAGAGTCGACACCTGGACAGCGACGACAAGGACCCCACCTGGAGGCCGAGCAGCAGCCAgcgaggggagaggaggagggagcgacgagagaaggagaggagacgaagggggagagagggagggaggaggagagagaggcagaggagggagagtaGAGGAGACAG AAGGTCCAGAGAAGACCGGAGTCCCAGCGTGGAGATCATCTACGAGGGTACCATCACCTCCAACGCAATGCAACCTTCCGCACGCAAACGCCACAGGAAACGACGCCGCAGGACTCAACCCAGCAG CTCCCCGGTCATCATCACCCTGGACAGCGACAGCAGCCACGACAACAACGACAACAACGACAACAACGAAAACAACGACAACAACGACAACAAcgacagctgcagcagcagcccgCTGAGCAGCCAGCAGACCGTGGACTTCTGTGACCTTCCCCCGCTCCCTCTGATCCCTTCTGCCAGGACAGGCGGAGTCATGAACGCAGAAATTGGTGAACTTCCCGTAGACATCCTGGACCAAGGATCTGACGGGTCGGAGTCGGAGCCAGCAGGACGGTCCGAGGCTGGGGGTACCATCGCCATCGACAATAGCGACAATAGCGACAACAGTGACGGTGATGTGGATGTGGAGAATGTTGAAGAGAGCCGTTCGGTGCTCTGGTCGGAAGAAGACAAAGGaccaaagagggaaagagagtcGGGAACAAATAAAACCAGAGGGACCAGGACTGCTGTAGACAACTCTACATCCACGGGAGAAAACAGCCAAGCCCCCAAAACTACGGATCAGGTTCTTAAGAGAGAAGACATGCCATTGGACAGCCGGCTGCTGGCAACCATCCTCAATGATCTGAAGGGAATTACTGCTTCCAGCTTGGATTCCAGCAGCTCAGTAGATATGAGAAGAACACGCtcatgtgatctatcaaacaaGGAGGACCGGCTGGCTGAgaggacacacactgacactgttTTCTCTGAGGAACGACTGTCCATCCATATCAGAGACCAAAATCGGGGATCCGACCCCTTTAGTTCCTCCTTATCCTCGCTGCCTCTTATGGAGCAGCAGAAGGAGGTCCAGGTCCGACACGAGGGCCGGGATGTCCCCCCGCTTCTAAAGAAAGCTAGTCCCATCCAGTCACAGAACAGAAATACACCACCgcctttaaaacacaaagatgcTGGGAGTCCACACCTGTTACCCGTTCCTTCTGTTGACCCTGTTGGTGTTCCTAAAACCTGCTCAGGTGAGCTGCCTCGAGACAACCAGGCCATCCCTCCCATTTCTACGCTGAAGAGACATTTCACCAGCACTGTGAGAGGACATTTGGCCTCCACAAGCAACAGTTCAACCATTGACATGCATTCCTTCTGTAATCCAGCACCCACTGACTTCCGTTCAGTTGCTCCTTCAGAGTTAGGAGCATTAGCCATTAGCATTCATTCCAAGGGAGACAAACCATGCATTGATTCTTCTTCTGGGTCTCAACACAGGGCCAATGTTTCTCCCAGTTCAGACTTGAATCCTTTCTATCCTTCAAACTCCTGTCACTATAGCATAAGAGAAAAACCCATGGGTCATAGAGCTCCACCCATTGACTTGCATCCTCTGATTGGAAATGAACGGGAGGTACAGAATGCAAAGGACAACTGGTCCAAAGGAGAGCCAGCTCACACTGCCTCTGCCTCCAGaggctgcaggtataacacagcaAGCCTAGATTCCTGTCAGGTAGCACCCATTAACCTCCATCCTTCCAGCGGGGTTTCAGCAGAAGGAACACCGGCAGGAAGTGATGTTTTCTCAGGAGCCAAATGTAATGAAACATTAcgtcctgtttgtgtttcaaccACTGATTCTAGGACTCAGAATCCCTCATCCCCCATTGACTCCCTCTTTTTCTGTGAGAGAGAAAACTTGTCAGGAAGCTTTCCACCCTCTGGAGATAGCTCAGTGCCAATAGCACTGGCAAGTGGCAGGTCAACACCCATTGACatgcattctctctctctcagtgtagCATCAGAAGTACTGATGGGAAGATCACCTCATTGTCAGCTGCCACCCATTGACTCACATTTTAATACTCCTTTACAACCTGTTGATAAACATACTAAAAACATCTTCAGCAATTCAAATGATGAGCATTTAAACTACACACCGTTAACTTCCACTACCTTCCAAACacatcacagaaaacacagttctCTGTCCGATCCCGTCATCGAGTCCCGCTCAAATCTTCACTACTCCGCCCACTCTGATTCAAAACTTTTCAAACACACTGATCAAACCTCCAGCCCTCAGGTAAGCATCCACACCTGGTCTAAACAGAACCCCTGCATTGACTCCCATCCTGGCTCTCGGCCAACCATTGGCTCCCATCCTGGCTCTCGGCCAACCATTGACTCCCATCCTGGCTCTCGGCCAACCATTGACTCCCATCCTGGCTCTCGGCCAACCATTGACTCCCATCCTGGCTCTCAGCCAACCATTGACTCCCATCCTGGCTCTCTGCCAACCATTGACTCCCATCCTGGCTCTCAGCCAACCATTGACTCCCATCCTGACTCTCAGCCAACCATTGACTCCCATCCTGACTCTCAGCCAACCATTGACTCCCATCCTGGCTCTCAGCCAACCATTGACTCCCATCCTGGCTCTCAGCCAACCATTGGCTCCCATCATGGCTCTCGGCCAACCATTGACTCCCATCCTGGCTCTCAGCCAACCATTGACTCCCATCCTGACTCTCAGCCAACCATTGGCTCCCATCCTGGCTCTCGGCCAACCATTGACTCCCATCCTGGCTCTCTGCCAACCATTGACTCCCATCCTGGCTCTCAGCCAACCATTGACTCCCATCCTGACTCTCAGCCAACCATTGACTCCCATCCTGGCTCTCTGCCAACCATTGACTCCCATCCTGGCTCTCAGCCAACCATTGACTCCCATCCTGACTCTCAGCCAACCATTGACTCCCATCCTGACTCTCAGCCAACCATTGACTCCCATCCTGGCTCTCAGCCAACCATTGACTCCCATCCTGGCTCTCAGCCAACCATTGGCTCCCATCATGGCTCTCGGCCAACCATTGACTCCCATCCTGGCTCTCAGCCAACCATTGACTCCCATCCTGACTCTCAGCCAACCATTGGCTCCCATCCTGGCTCTCGGCCAACCATTGACTCCCATCCTGGCTCTCAGCCAACCATTGGGTCCCATCCTGACTCTCGGCCAACCATTGGCTCCCATCCTGACTCTCGGCCAACCATTGGCTCCCATCCTGGCTCTCGGCCAACCATTGGCTCCCATCCTGACTCTCGGCCAACCATTGGCTCTCAGTCAAAGACTCTTCTGAGAGACGTTCGGCACCCTACAGACAATGGCACGGCGTCGTCCCGTCAGTCCGTTGAGAACCACTGCAGCTCACACTTCTCCATTGATGCCCGTTCAGACTCTCAGTCGCCTGTTGACGAACACTCCGCTAGCAGCTTCTGGAAAACAGACACCCGCCTTAaataa